The following proteins are encoded in a genomic region of alpha proteobacterium U9-1i:
- a CDS encoding transcriptional regulator of ArsR family, which produces MLRAAGEPTRLRALALLTEGELAVGELAQALDQSQPRVSRHLKLLTEAGLVERIPEGAWVFYRLATPGAPERLLADAALGMMDPGDPVIRRDGERLDAIRSAREEAAAAYFERNAADWDRVRALHLPEADIDSAVLAAAGPGRFDLLVDVGVGQGRMIQLFADRVRRAEGFDTSRQMLAIARASLDGLQAKAAIRHGDAYAPPVSAGVADLVTIHQVLHFLSDPGRAIAEAARLLKSGGRLLIVDFAPHDLEFLRAEHAHRRLGFADAEIAEWCASAGIGKLKATTLAPKKQNQLTVKIWAGDKA; this is translated from the coding sequence GTGCTTCGCGCGGCGGGCGAGCCCACACGGTTGCGGGCGTTGGCGCTGTTGACTGAGGGCGAACTGGCGGTTGGGGAGCTGGCTCAGGCCCTCGACCAGAGCCAGCCGCGCGTCAGCCGGCATCTCAAGCTTCTGACCGAGGCTGGGCTGGTGGAGCGCATCCCGGAGGGCGCTTGGGTGTTCTACCGCTTGGCGACGCCGGGCGCCCCGGAACGGCTTTTGGCCGACGCCGCCCTTGGGATGATGGACCCTGGCGATCCTGTGATCCGGCGCGACGGTGAAAGGCTCGACGCAATCCGATCCGCGCGTGAAGAAGCCGCCGCGGCTTATTTTGAACGCAACGCCGCCGATTGGGATCGGGTTCGGGCGCTTCACCTCCCCGAGGCGGACATCGACAGCGCCGTGCTTGCCGCGGCCGGGCCCGGACGGTTCGACCTCCTGGTGGATGTCGGGGTCGGCCAAGGGCGGATGATCCAGCTGTTCGCCGATCGCGTGCGCCGCGCGGAGGGCTTCGACACCAGCCGCCAAATGCTGGCGATTGCGCGCGCGTCACTTGACGGGCTGCAGGCCAAAGCCGCGATCCGGCATGGCGATGCCTACGCGCCGCCCGTCAGCGCGGGCGTCGCCGACCTGGTGACGATCCACCAAGTGCTGCACTTTCTTTCCGATCCGGGCCGCGCGATTGCCGAAGCCGCGCGCTTGCTGAAATCAGGCGGCCGCTTGCTGATCGTGGATTTCGCACCGCACGATTTAGAGTTTCTGCGTGCCGAACATGCGCATCGTCGGCTTGGCTTCGCCGACGCCGAAATCGCCGAATGGTGCGCAAGCGCAGGGATCGGCAAGCTGAAGGCGACGACGCTTGCGCCAAAGAAGCAAAATCAGCTGACCGTGAAAATTTGGGCCGGAGACAAAGCATGA
- a CDS encoding 5,10-methylenetetrahydrofolate reductase gives MSATHAQNLIAEAAEKLGQPRVSFEFFPPKSESLEIQLWEAIRKLERLNPSFVSVTYGAGGSTRDRTHRTVSRIVSETAMKPAAHLTCVAAGRDEINMVLDAYWGAGIRHLVALRGDPPGGVSAMFEPHPHGFENAAALVEGARKRHDFEVSVAVHPERHPNSPSWDAELENFKRKLDAGAARGISQFFFDADVFLRFRDRLTRAGVSAPIVPGIMPVTNFKGVAKMAAGCGATVPSWLASLFDGLDDDPETRRLVAAATTAQLCARLSSEGVEDFHFYTLNRADLTLAICRIVGVRMGKESAA, from the coding sequence ATGAGCGCGACCCACGCCCAAAACCTGATCGCCGAAGCCGCCGAGAAGCTCGGTCAGCCGCGCGTTTCGTTCGAGTTCTTCCCGCCGAAAAGCGAAAGCCTCGAAATCCAATTGTGGGAGGCGATCCGCAAGCTTGAGCGCCTGAATCCAAGCTTCGTTTCAGTGACGTATGGCGCCGGCGGTTCAACGCGAGACCGCACGCACCGCACCGTCTCACGCATCGTCAGCGAGACGGCGATGAAGCCAGCCGCGCACCTCACCTGCGTCGCCGCCGGTCGTGACGAGATCAACATGGTGCTCGATGCTTATTGGGGCGCGGGGATCCGTCATCTTGTGGCGCTCCGCGGCGACCCGCCTGGCGGCGTCAGCGCGATGTTTGAACCGCATCCTCACGGCTTCGAAAACGCCGCTGCTCTGGTTGAGGGTGCGCGCAAGCGCCATGACTTCGAAGTGTCAGTCGCCGTGCATCCGGAGCGGCATCCGAACTCGCCCTCGTGGGATGCCGAGCTTGAAAACTTCAAGCGAAAACTCGATGCAGGAGCCGCGCGTGGCATCTCGCAATTCTTCTTTGACGCAGATGTTTTCCTGCGCTTTCGCGATCGGCTGACGCGCGCTGGCGTCAGCGCGCCAATCGTGCCGGGGATCATGCCGGTGACGAATTTCAAAGGCGTCGCGAAAATGGCTGCCGGGTGCGGCGCGACCGTGCCGAGCTGGCTGGCGAGCTTGTTTGACGGTCTCGACGACGATCCCGAAACGCGCCGCCTGGTGGCGGCGGCGACAACCGCACAGCTCTGCGCGCGCTTGTCATCGGAAGGGGTCGAAGACTTCCATTTCTACACATTGAACCGCGCCGACCTGACTCTGGCGATCTGCCGCATCGTCGGCGTGCGCATGGGCAAGGAGAGTGCGGCATGA
- a CDS encoding 5-methyltetrahydrofolate--homocysteine methyltransferase: MNRAERIARINAELAKRILVLDGSMGAYLQGFGLDSNDFHGERFAEHPNALKGNNDLLSLTRPDIITQVHENYLAAGADIIETNTFSSTRISQAEYGLEEIAFELNLESARLARAACDRFEQADGKPRLVAGALGPTTKLLSMSPEVGDPGKRDCDFDTMAANYKEETLGLLEGGVDVLLIETITDTLNAKAALWGAWEAFDATGIELPLWISGTITDRSGRTLSGQTVEAFYNSVRHAKPWAVGLNCALGPDEMRAFLADLARVAECAVSAYPNAGLPNAMGGYDETPHSMEAHYAEWARAGLLNIAGGCCGTTPEHITHMMHAVEGVTPRGVPALDARLRLAGLEPFTAAA, from the coding sequence ATGAACCGAGCCGAACGCATCGCACGCATCAACGCCGAACTCGCCAAGCGCATCCTCGTGCTCGACGGATCAATGGGCGCCTACCTCCAAGGCTTTGGGTTGGACAGCAATGATTTCCACGGTGAACGGTTCGCCGAGCACCCGAATGCGTTGAAGGGCAACAACGATCTTCTGTCGCTCACGCGACCAGACATCATAACGCAGGTGCACGAGAACTATCTGGCCGCCGGCGCTGATATCATCGAGACAAACACCTTCAGTTCCACACGCATCAGCCAAGCCGAGTACGGCCTGGAGGAAATCGCATTTGAGCTCAATCTCGAAAGCGCCCGCCTTGCGCGCGCGGCGTGCGATCGCTTCGAACAGGCTGATGGCAAGCCGCGCTTGGTCGCCGGTGCATTGGGGCCGACGACAAAATTGTTGTCGATGTCACCCGAGGTCGGAGACCCGGGCAAGCGCGATTGCGATTTCGACACGATGGCGGCGAACTACAAGGAAGAGACGCTCGGCCTGCTTGAAGGCGGCGTCGACGTGCTGCTGATCGAGACGATCACGGACACTTTGAACGCCAAGGCAGCACTTTGGGGCGCCTGGGAAGCGTTTGACGCGACAGGGATCGAGCTGCCTCTCTGGATCAGCGGCACGATCACCGACCGCAGCGGCCGCACGCTGTCGGGGCAGACTGTCGAGGCGTTCTACAATTCGGTGCGCCATGCCAAGCCTTGGGCCGTCGGCCTCAATTGCGCGCTCGGACCGGATGAAATGCGCGCATTCCTGGCCGATCTCGCGCGCGTCGCTGAATGCGCCGTCAGCGCCTATCCGAACGCTGGGCTGCCCAACGCGATGGGCGGATATGACGAGACGCCGCATTCCATGGAGGCGCATTATGCGGAATGGGCGCGCGCCGGATTGCTCAACATTGCCGGCGGCTGTTGCGGCACGACGCCTGAGCACATTACGCACATGATGCACGCGGTCGAAGGTGTGACGCCCCGGGGCGTTCCCGCGCTCGATGCCCGGCTGCGGCTGGCTGGTCTCGAACCGTTCACGGCGGCGGCGTGA
- a CDS encoding 5-methyltetrahydrofolate--homocysteine methyltransferase: MARLGRLRMTIANPFANFVIVGERTNVTGSAKFRKLIEADDYAGALVVARQQVESGANVLDVNVDAAMIDGPAAMKRFLNLIASEPDIAKIPLMIDSSKWEVIEAGLKCAQGKSIVNSISLKEGEDAFLLHARKVRRYGAATVVMAFDEQGQADTAKRKVEICARAYALLTDSGFPPEDIIFDPNIFAVATGIEEHADYAKAFFEATAFIRAQLPHAHVSGGVSNVSFSFRGNEPVREAMHAVFLYHAIRAGMDMGIVNAGSLTLYDDVEPELRERVEDVLLNRRADATERLLDIAEQAKSGGKKKETERDLSWRQKPVKERLVHALVQGINEFIVADTEEARLEAERPLHVIEGPLMDGMGVVGDLFGAGKMFLPQVVKSARVMKQAVAHLIPYMEEEKERTGLAGKSNGKIVMATVKGDVHDIGKNIVGVVLQCNGYEIDDLGVMVSCDKILARAKEINADAIGLSGLITPSLDEMVFVASEMQRTGMKLPLLIGGATTSRTHTAVKIAPAYSGPTIYVTDASKAVPVVQKLLGDDREKLVAETKADQIAARAQYLASQDKRPRLPIAKARERGAKLHFAPVTPKFLGLRSFKSFPLQQLVPYIDWTPFFASWELVGRYPAILQDDIVGEAARNLFADAQAMLAQMVAEKWVTANGVVGFWPANRDGDDIVVWKSEKRAQERARLFTLRQQMEKGEQKPNLALADFIAPAGVSDYIGGFAVTAGIGEEEIANRFKRANDDYSAILAKALCDRLAEAFAEALHAKVRRELWAYAAEETLNHEELIAEKYRGIRPAPGYPAQPDHTEKWTLFDLLEARARTGMELTESLAMTPPASVSGLYFGHPLSEYFGVGRIDRDQVEDYARRKGWDLAIAERWLAPILAYEPNLARAG; encoded by the coding sequence GTGGCGCGGTTGGGTCGCTTACGCATGACGATCGCCAATCCCTTCGCAAACTTCGTCATCGTCGGCGAGCGCACGAACGTCACGGGCTCCGCGAAGTTTCGCAAGCTGATCGAGGCGGACGACTACGCTGGCGCACTCGTAGTGGCGCGTCAGCAGGTCGAGTCTGGCGCTAATGTGCTCGACGTCAACGTCGACGCGGCGATGATCGATGGCCCGGCGGCGATGAAGCGCTTCCTCAACCTGATCGCGTCCGAACCCGATATCGCCAAAATTCCGCTGATGATAGACAGCTCCAAATGGGAGGTGATCGAGGCGGGACTCAAATGCGCCCAAGGCAAATCGATTGTGAACTCGATTTCGCTCAAGGAGGGCGAGGACGCGTTCTTGCTGCACGCGCGCAAAGTGCGCCGTTATGGCGCCGCCACGGTGGTGATGGCGTTCGATGAGCAGGGGCAGGCCGACACCGCCAAGCGCAAAGTCGAAATCTGCGCCCGCGCGTACGCGCTTCTCACCGACAGCGGCTTCCCTCCCGAAGACATCATCTTCGACCCCAACATCTTCGCTGTCGCCACCGGCATCGAAGAACACGCCGACTACGCAAAGGCCTTCTTCGAAGCGACCGCTTTCATCCGCGCCCAACTCCCGCACGCGCATGTTTCGGGCGGCGTCTCCAATGTCTCGTTCTCATTCCGCGGCAACGAGCCGGTGCGCGAAGCGATGCACGCGGTTTTCCTCTACCACGCGATCCGCGCCGGCATGGACATGGGCATCGTCAACGCCGGATCGTTGACCTTATACGATGACGTCGAGCCGGAATTGCGCGAACGCGTTGAGGATGTCCTGCTCAACCGCCGCGCCGACGCGACGGAGCGCTTGCTGGACATTGCTGAGCAAGCGAAAAGCGGCGGCAAGAAAAAGGAAACGGAGCGCGATCTTTCCTGGCGCCAGAAGCCGGTGAAGGAGCGCCTCGTGCACGCCCTCGTGCAGGGCATCAACGAATTCATCGTCGCTGACACCGAGGAAGCGCGCCTCGAAGCAGAACGTCCCTTGCATGTCATCGAAGGCCCGCTGATGGACGGCATGGGTGTCGTCGGTGATCTGTTTGGCGCAGGCAAAATGTTTCTGCCGCAAGTCGTGAAATCCGCGCGCGTTATGAAGCAAGCGGTGGCGCATCTCATTCCGTACATGGAAGAAGAAAAGGAGCGCACGGGTCTTGCCGGCAAATCAAACGGCAAAATCGTGATGGCGACCGTGAAGGGCGACGTTCACGACATCGGCAAGAATATTGTCGGCGTCGTTTTGCAGTGCAACGGTTACGAGATCGACGATCTCGGCGTCATGGTGTCGTGCGACAAGATCCTGGCGCGCGCGAAAGAGATCAACGCGGATGCGATCGGGCTCTCCGGCCTGATCACGCCATCGCTTGACGAGATGGTGTTCGTCGCCAGCGAAATGCAGCGCACGGGCATGAAGCTGCCGCTGCTGATCGGCGGCGCCACAACGTCGCGAACGCATACTGCGGTGAAGATCGCGCCGGCCTATTCTGGGCCGACGATCTACGTCACCGATGCGTCAAAAGCCGTGCCTGTGGTGCAGAAACTGCTCGGCGACGATCGCGAAAAGTTGGTTGCTGAAACCAAGGCCGATCAGATCGCCGCGCGCGCCCAATATCTGGCCAGCCAGGATAAGCGCCCGCGTTTGCCGATCGCGAAAGCGCGCGAGCGCGGCGCCAAGCTGCATTTCGCACCAGTGACGCCAAAGTTTCTCGGCCTTCGGTCATTCAAATCCTTTCCGCTGCAGCAATTGGTTCCCTACATCGACTGGACGCCGTTTTTCGCGTCGTGGGAGTTGGTTGGGCGCTATCCGGCAATCCTGCAGGACGACATCGTTGGCGAAGCGGCGCGCAACCTGTTCGCCGACGCGCAAGCGATGCTTGCGCAGATGGTGGCGGAAAAGTGGGTTACGGCGAACGGCGTCGTCGGTTTCTGGCCCGCCAATCGCGACGGCGACGATATCGTTGTGTGGAAGAGCGAGAAGCGCGCGCAGGAGCGCGCACGCTTGTTCACGCTGCGTCAGCAGATGGAGAAGGGTGAGCAAAAGCCGAACCTCGCACTTGCCGATTTCATCGCGCCGGCGGGCGTGAGCGACTATATCGGCGGCTTCGCGGTGACGGCGGGTATCGGTGAGGAAGAGATCGCCAATCGCTTCAAGCGCGCGAACGACGATTATTCGGCGATCCTCGCGAAAGCGTTGTGCGATCGTTTGGCCGAGGCCTTCGCTGAAGCATTGCATGCGAAGGTGCGGCGAGAATTGTGGGCGTATGCGGCGGAAGAGACGCTGAACCACGAAGAGCTGATCGCGGAAAAGTATCGCGGCATCCGTCCTGCGCCGGGCTATCCAGCGCAACCCGATCACACCGAAAAGTGGACCTTGTTCGATCTGCTCGAAGCGCGCGCACGCACGGGCATGGAGCTCACGGAAAGCTTGGCGATGACACCGCCGGCTTCGGTGTCGGGCCTTTATTTCGGGCATCCGCTTTCGGAATATTTTGGCGTTGGCCGCATCGATCGCGACCAGGTCGAGGATTATGCGCGTCGCAAGGGCTGGGACCTTGCAATTGCGGAGCGTTGGCTTGCGCCGATCCTGGCCTACGAGCCGAACTTGGCGCGGGCCGGATAG
- a CDS encoding hypothetical protein (FIG00481622), with the protein MRKLLSFVFAGFALMACATASTPEAADAGGALEVAPLEYHYRELPNGLRVYAMPDANTANVAIQVWYRVGWRDDPLGRSGFAHLFEHLLFKSTRNMPDGMFTQLTQDAGGQRNASTHEDYTDYWEIMPANQLQRLLWAEAERMGSLVVDPAVLDSETDVVKEELRQRVLAAPYGRLFYFHLAQANFRVHPYGRPGVGSLDDLESSTVEDVRAFHATYYRPDNAILVVAGNFDRAQFDAWVDQYFASIPTPNRPIPRVEVDEPVRTGPQDISTYAPNVPLPAVVANYIHPDVTSPDIPALTVIDAILTNGQSSRLYRSMVYEQQVASQVFSNWTPSLDPGAYSAVAILSEGHTADEGVASLTAEIARLRDAPVTQAELDEAKNELVTATLQNRETAFGRSQELADAVFRYNDPAGADRMLAAIQRVTIADVQRVARSVFDDNKRVIIRYLPEEQRPANVTGAGLETSTTIAARRLTLAASEIPVHTLAPEGQRVAPPAAGAPVNARIPATTSRTLSNGLRVIVAPQRALPLISADLRVFSGSSADAAGRNGVATATADLVTRGTTTRSATQIASTIESLGATLTSGAGADSSQVALQTRSDRVEEAFTVYADVVRNPAFAEEEISRSRTQALDGLRVALRAPGTIANFAMARAMYGAGPYGGVASATTLQAITRADITGFHASRWRPDNAVLVISGDVSAEEGFALAERHFGAWPRPAGATPARPDANAHAAGARAIVIDLPQTGQAAVQMGVRGVSRNDPDYFNALLANQVMGGGGSSRLYQEIRVRRGLSYGATSTMQARLAPGPIIAATQTRNDAATQVVDLMAAEFTRLRDTLPTTQEMDSRKAALVGAFGRSVETTAGMAGQISTLALYGLPPERLNSYVADVSAVTPEQVRAAGQRYFDPARADLVVVGDAQIFYDNLRRGRPNLERIPVSNLNLDTEALR; encoded by the coding sequence ATGCGCAAATTGCTTTCGTTCGTGTTCGCAGGCTTTGCACTCATGGCGTGCGCAACGGCGTCAACGCCCGAGGCCGCCGATGCCGGCGGGGCGCTTGAAGTGGCGCCGCTGGAGTACCATTACCGCGAATTGCCGAACGGATTGCGCGTCTACGCCATGCCGGACGCGAATACGGCGAACGTGGCGATCCAGGTTTGGTATCGCGTCGGCTGGCGCGACGATCCGCTCGGTCGCTCCGGCTTCGCGCACCTCTTTGAGCATTTGCTGTTCAAGTCCACGCGCAACATGCCGGACGGCATGTTCACGCAACTGACGCAGGACGCCGGCGGCCAACGCAACGCCTCCACGCATGAGGATTACACCGACTACTGGGAGATCATGCCGGCCAACCAGTTACAGCGCCTGTTGTGGGCGGAAGCGGAGCGCATGGGCTCGCTGGTGGTGGATCCCGCGGTGCTCGATTCTGAAACCGACGTTGTGAAGGAGGAACTCCGCCAGCGTGTTCTCGCGGCGCCCTATGGTCGCTTGTTCTACTTCCATCTCGCGCAGGCGAATTTCCGCGTACATCCCTATGGCCGCCCCGGTGTCGGTTCGCTGGACGATCTGGAATCATCCACGGTCGAGGATGTGCGCGCGTTCCACGCCACCTATTATCGTCCGGACAACGCCATCCTCGTTGTCGCCGGCAATTTCGACCGTGCGCAGTTTGACGCTTGGGTCGATCAATACTTCGCGTCCATCCCAACGCCGAACCGGCCGATTCCGCGCGTTGAAGTGGATGAGCCCGTGCGCACCGGCCCGCAGGACATCAGCACTTACGCGCCGAACGTACCGCTGCCGGCGGTGGTGGCGAACTACATCCATCCGGATGTGACGAGCCCCGATATCCCGGCGCTGACTGTGATCGATGCAATCCTCACCAACGGCCAATCATCGCGGCTCTATCGATCCATGGTGTACGAGCAGCAAGTTGCGTCGCAGGTGTTCAGCAATTGGACGCCGAGCCTTGATCCGGGCGCTTATTCCGCTGTCGCGATCTTGTCTGAAGGGCACACTGCCGATGAAGGCGTCGCAAGCCTCACCGCCGAGATCGCGCGCCTGCGCGACGCGCCGGTAACGCAAGCCGAACTGGACGAAGCCAAGAACGAACTTGTCACCGCGACGCTGCAGAACCGCGAAACCGCGTTCGGCCGTTCGCAAGAATTGGCGGACGCGGTGTTCCGCTACAATGATCCGGCGGGCGCCGATCGCATGTTGGCCGCTATCCAGCGCGTCACCATAGCGGACGTGCAGCGCGTGGCGCGCAGCGTGTTTGACGACAACAAGCGCGTCATCATTCGCTATCTTCCGGAAGAGCAGCGGCCTGCCAACGTCACTGGCGCGGGGCTCGAAACGTCCACGACCATCGCCGCGCGCCGGCTCACGCTCGCCGCCTCGGAAATTCCGGTCCACACCTTGGCGCCGGAAGGGCAGCGCGTCGCCCCGCCGGCAGCTGGCGCGCCGGTGAACGCGCGCATTCCGGCGACGACCTCGCGCACGCTCTCAAACGGCTTGCGGGTGATCGTTGCGCCGCAGCGCGCATTGCCGCTGATTAGCGCCGATCTCCGTGTGTTCTCGGGATCGAGTGCGGACGCAGCCGGGCGCAACGGCGTCGCTACTGCAACGGCGGACCTCGTGACCCGTGGCACCACGACGCGCAGCGCCACACAGATCGCCTCCACGATCGAATCTCTGGGCGCTACGCTCACATCGGGCGCGGGCGCGGATTCCTCTCAGGTCGCGCTTCAAACGCGATCCGATCGCGTCGAAGAAGCCTTCACCGTGTACGCCGATGTCGTGCGCAATCCTGCCTTTGCGGAAGAAGAAATTTCCCGTTCGCGAACCCAAGCGCTCGATGGTTTGCGCGTCGCGTTGCGTGCGCCCGGCACCATCGCGAATTTCGCCATGGCGCGGGCCATGTATGGCGCCGGACCTTACGGCGGCGTCGCCTCCGCCACCACACTGCAAGCGATCACGCGCGCTGATATAACGGGTTTCCACGCCTCGCGTTGGCGGCCCGACAACGCCGTGCTCGTCATCAGCGGCGATGTCTCGGCGGAAGAGGGCTTCGCTTTGGCGGAGCGCCACTTCGGCGCCTGGCCTCGCCCCGCGGGCGCGACGCCTGCGCGTCCGGACGCCAATGCCCACGCCGCCGGCGCACGTGCGATCGTGATTGACCTCCCACAAACAGGGCAAGCCGCGGTGCAGATGGGCGTGCGCGGCGTGAGCCGCAACGATCCTGACTATTTCAATGCGCTGTTGGCCAACCAGGTGATGGGTGGCGGCGGCTCTTCCCGGCTCTACCAAGAGATCCGCGTGCGCCGCGGCCTCTCCTATGGCGCAACCTCGACGATGCAAGCGCGCCTCGCGCCTGGGCCCATCATCGCCGCGACGCAAACCCGCAACGACGCTGCGACGCAAGTCGTGGACTTGATGGCCGCTGAGTTCACGCGCCTACGCGACACCCTGCCGACGACGCAAGAGATGGACTCGCGCAAAGCCGCGCTCGTCGGCGCCTTCGGCCGCTCGGTGGAGACAACCGCCGGAATGGCCGGGCAAATCTCGACGCTCGCGCTCTATGGTCTGCCGCCCGAACGGCTTAACTCTTACGTGGCCGACGTCAGCGCGGTGACGCCGGAGCAAGTCCGTGCGGCAGGGCAGCGTTATTTTGATCCAGCGCGCGCGGATCTCGTGGTCGTTGGGGATGCGCAAATCTTCTACGACAACTTGCGCCGCGGGCGTCCGAACCTGGAACGCATCCCGGTTTCGAACTTGAATCTCGACACCGAAGCGCTGCGCTGA